A window of the Lolium perenne isolate Kyuss_39 chromosome 7, Kyuss_2.0, whole genome shotgun sequence genome harbors these coding sequences:
- the LOC127316302 gene encoding protein-L-isoaspartate O-methyltransferase 1 isoform X1 produces the protein MSKRRAVLLLRERFRSSFFAHHRDRRTSIHRPRAVDSPHCSSAATYSSSRSRASPRPAMEVLRSIFSCFSSPRSAALAHNGLWSSGASEKNKAMVEQLQRYGVIKSAKVAEVMEAIDRGLFVPPGASPYFDSPMAIGYNATISAPHMHAACLELLEDHLQPGMRALDVGSGTGYLTACFALMVGPEGRAVGVEHIPELVASSTENIKKSAADPQLKDGSLSIHIADGREGWPELAPYDCIHVGAAAPQIPEALIEQLKPGGRMVIPVGTVFQELKVVDKKLDGTVSVRDETSVRYVPLTSKDAQLHSN, from the exons ATGAGCAAGAGGCGAGCCGTGCTGCTCCTTCGGGAAAGATTCCGGTCCAGCTTCTTCGCGCACCACCGCGACCGGCGGACGAGCATCCACCGCCCCAGAGCCGTCGACTCCCCCCACTGCAGCAGCGCAGCAACTTATTCCTCCTCTAGGTCCAGAGCCTCTCCGCGCCCAGCCATGGAGGTACTCCGCTCCATCTTCTCCTGTTTCTCCTCGCCCCGCTCC GCGGCACTGGCACACAATGGACTGTGGTCGAGCGGAGCTAGCGAGAAGAACAAGGCCATGGTCGAGCAACTGCAGAGATACGGGGTAATCAAGTCGGCCAAAGTCGCGGAGGTCATGGAGGCCATCGACAGGGGGCTGTTTGTGCCTCCGGGCGCTTCCCCCTACTTCGATAGCCCAATGGCAATTGGCTACAATGCAACCATATCCGCGCCTCACATGCATGCTGCTTGCTTGGAGCTCCTGGAGGATCATCTGCAGCCTGGGATGCGGGCTCTGGATGTTGGATCAG GCACTGGGTACCTAACAGCTTGCTTTGCACTCATGGTTGGACCGGAAGGACGAGCGGTTGGTGTTGAACACATACCAGAGTTGGTTGCATCTTCTACAGAAAACATCAAAAAGAGTGCAGCAGACCCACAGCTTAAAGATGGATCTCTCAGTATTCATATTGCTG ATGGTAGGGAGGGCTGGCCAGAGCTTGCACCGTATGACTGCATCCATGTCGGAGCTGCAGCACCACAGATTCCAGAGGCATTGATCGAGCAGCTGAAGCCTGGCGGCAGAATGGTGATCCCAGTTGGGACCGTCTTCCAGGAGCTAAAGGTGGTGGACAAGAAGTTAGACGGCACAGTCAGTGTCAGAGATGAGACGTCTGTGCGCTATGTGCCTCTCACTAGCAAGGATGCCCAGCTACACTCGAACTGA
- the LOC127316302 gene encoding protein-L-isoaspartate O-methyltransferase 1 isoform X2, whose protein sequence is MSKRRAVLLLRERFRSSFFAHHRDRRTSIHRPRAVDSPHCSSAATYSSSRSRASPRPAMEAALAHNGLWSSGASEKNKAMVEQLQRYGVIKSAKVAEVMEAIDRGLFVPPGASPYFDSPMAIGYNATISAPHMHAACLELLEDHLQPGMRALDVGSGTGYLTACFALMVGPEGRAVGVEHIPELVASSTENIKKSAADPQLKDGSLSIHIADGREGWPELAPYDCIHVGAAAPQIPEALIEQLKPGGRMVIPVGTVFQELKVVDKKLDGTVSVRDETSVRYVPLTSKDAQLHSN, encoded by the exons ATGAGCAAGAGGCGAGCCGTGCTGCTCCTTCGGGAAAGATTCCGGTCCAGCTTCTTCGCGCACCACCGCGACCGGCGGACGAGCATCCACCGCCCCAGAGCCGTCGACTCCCCCCACTGCAGCAGCGCAGCAACTTATTCCTCCTCTAGGTCCAGAGCCTCTCCGCGCCCAGCCATGGAG GCGGCACTGGCACACAATGGACTGTGGTCGAGCGGAGCTAGCGAGAAGAACAAGGCCATGGTCGAGCAACTGCAGAGATACGGGGTAATCAAGTCGGCCAAAGTCGCGGAGGTCATGGAGGCCATCGACAGGGGGCTGTTTGTGCCTCCGGGCGCTTCCCCCTACTTCGATAGCCCAATGGCAATTGGCTACAATGCAACCATATCCGCGCCTCACATGCATGCTGCTTGCTTGGAGCTCCTGGAGGATCATCTGCAGCCTGGGATGCGGGCTCTGGATGTTGGATCAG GCACTGGGTACCTAACAGCTTGCTTTGCACTCATGGTTGGACCGGAAGGACGAGCGGTTGGTGTTGAACACATACCAGAGTTGGTTGCATCTTCTACAGAAAACATCAAAAAGAGTGCAGCAGACCCACAGCTTAAAGATGGATCTCTCAGTATTCATATTGCTG ATGGTAGGGAGGGCTGGCCAGAGCTTGCACCGTATGACTGCATCCATGTCGGAGCTGCAGCACCACAGATTCCAGAGGCATTGATCGAGCAGCTGAAGCCTGGCGGCAGAATGGTGATCCCAGTTGGGACCGTCTTCCAGGAGCTAAAGGTGGTGGACAAGAAGTTAGACGGCACAGTCAGTGTCAGAGATGAGACGTCTGTGCGCTATGTGCCTCTCACTAGCAAGGATGCCCAGCTACACTCGAACTGA
- the LOC127316303 gene encoding 28 kDa ribonucleoprotein, chloroplastic, which yields MASAMSLAMAAATDASLLHPAFPAHHKLAPASAALPLLFSRSPLLRSTRPRLPLTPFVASSDAAEASLDWTEAEEADEAVPEEEPAAAASGGDAGYASEPPEEAKIYVGNLPYDVDSEALAQLFDQAGVVEVAEVIYNRESGQSRGFGFVTMSTIEEADKAIETFNRYDINGRLLNVNKAAQRGSRVERPPRQFASAFRAYVGNLPWQAEESGLVDLFSKHGNVLNATVVYDRETGRSRGFGFVTMASKEDLDSAIEALDGEEMDGRPLRVNVAAERPQRGF from the exons ATGGCCAGCGCCATGTCCCTCGCCATGGCCGCGGCCACCGACGCCTCGCTCCTCCACCCCGCCTTCCCCGCCCACCACAAGCTCGCCCCGGCCTCCGCCGCCCTCCCGCTCCTCTTCTCTCGCTCGCCGCTCCTCCGCTCCACCCGCCCCCGCCTCCCCCTCACCCCCTTCGTCGCCTCTTCCGACGCCGCCGAGGCGAGCCTCGACTGGACCGAGGCGGAGGAAGCCGACGAGGCGGTACCCGAGGAGGAGCCCGCGGCGGCGGCATCCGGTGGGGATGCGGGTTACGCGTCGGAGCCGCCCGAGGAGGCCAAAATTTACGTCGGGAACCTCCCGTACgatgtcgacagcgaggcgctcgCCCAGCTCTTTGACCAGGCCGGCGTCGTCGAGGTCGCCGAG GTTATTTACAACAGAGAGTCAGGCCAGAGCCGTGGATTTGGGTTCGTCACCATGAGCACCATCGAGGAAGCTGACAAAGCCATCGAGACGTTCAACCGCTAC GACATTAACGGGAGACTTCTGAATGTAAACAAAGCAGCTCAAAGGGGTTCCCGTGTGGAGAGACCTCCTCGACAATTTGCGTCTGCTTTCAGGGCTTATGTTGGCAACCTGCCATGGCAAGCGGAAGAATCTGGGTTGGTGGACTTGTTCAGCAAGCATGGGAACGTACTTAACGCGACAGTCGTGTACGACAGAGAAACTGGGCGTTCACGCGGATTTGGCTTTGTAACTATGGCTTCAAAGGAGGATCTCGACAGTGCTATTGAGGCACTTGATGGAGAG GAGATGGATGGCCGCCCACTCCGAGTGAACGTTGCAGCTGAGCGACCCCAGCGAGGTTTCTAA